A DNA window from Stutzerimonas stutzeri contains the following coding sequences:
- the rimP gene encoding ribosome maturation factor RimP, protein MSSKLEQLQALLAPVVEALGYQCWGIEFISQGRHSLLRVYIDHADGILIDDCEKVSRQLSGVLDVEDPISVDYTLEVSSPGMDRPLFTTEQYSAHVGDQVKIKLRSPFEGRRNFQGLLRGVEEQDVVVLVDDHEYLLPIDMIDKANIIPRFD, encoded by the coding sequence ATGTCGAGCAAGCTAGAACAGTTGCAGGCCTTGTTGGCCCCGGTGGTTGAGGCGCTTGGCTATCAGTGCTGGGGTATCGAGTTCATTTCCCAGGGGCGGCATTCATTGCTGCGAGTCTATATCGACCATGCCGATGGCATCCTCATCGACGACTGCGAGAAGGTCAGCCGTCAATTGAGTGGTGTGCTCGACGTGGAAGATCCGATCAGCGTGGATTACACCCTTGAGGTTTCTTCTCCCGGTATGGATCGCCCACTGTTCACCACTGAACAGTACTCGGCCCATGTCGGTGACCAAGTAAAAATAAAGCTGCGCTCGCCCTTCGAGGGCCGGCGCAATTTCCAGGGTCTTCTCCGTGGGGTGGAAGAGCAGGATGTCGTGGTGCTGGTAGACGACCATGAATACCTGTTGCCTATCGACATGATCGATAAGGCCAACATCATTCCCCGTTTTGACTGA